The DNA sequence AGTTTAAAGGGTTTGATAGAAAATTTGACCGAGCTATGGCAAAAGAAGCTCTTTGCTTTCTTCAAAATAAAGAAGAAGTCATTCATGCTGTGTCTGAAAAGTTGAAGCCTGGTGGGCTTTTCTTAATTACAGATTATGTGCTTGGCCATGATGCGGCGACGGCTAAAGATAATTATAAAAATTGGAAGGTTGGAGAACGGGATAATCCTTATCCAGTCATGGCAGAGGACCTTACGGAACTCTTAAAGAAAGCCAATTTGCAGGTCAGGGTTTCTGAAGATATTTCTATTCAGTATGTTGAGATGATTAATCAGGCTTGGCGGGGAGCTGATAAAATTGCTACTCAACTTGCTCAACAAGAAGACGGTGCGCAGATGATCCAAATTTTGATGCGTGAAGCAGAATATTGGACGAGACGCAAAAAATTACTCGAGCATGGAGACTTGAAGTTATGGCGGATTGTTGCGAACCAAAAATCTGGTGGCCCGTCAATGATGTCTGATTGGTAAAGTCACCCTTTTTTACAGATATAAATACCTGTTAAGATCATCACTCCCCCAGTGAGGTGATAGATCACAAGCTGCTCGTCGAAAATTAGTGCCGCAAGAAGGGTAGCGATGACAGGCTGTATCAGGAGGCTGACAGATCCTAGAGTCGCAGAAATGTGGGCAAGACCATACATTATCATGCTTTGACCTAACAAATGGGATACCCAAGACAGCGACAAGAGTGGCCACCAATTCAACAGGACTTCTGGTGTGAAAGCTTTATCTTCTAACAGGCCTACAGGAAAAAGTAACAGCGCTGTAAAAACCCCGCTATAAAACATGAGATCTAGTGTAGACCAGCGTTTACGTGCCTTGTTTGTGGCAATGATATAACTTGCATAACAAAGCGCTGTGAGGATACCCAAGATATCACCCTTGAAATTCTCTGGACTGGCCTCAAGACTATGTCCCATTAGTGTTATTGCACCAATAATCGCTAAGACAAGGCCGCCGATGAAGGTCCGGCTAAACCTTTCTTTAAAAAAGAAATAGCCAATAATGGCTGTAAAAGAAGAGGCCAAGTTAGCGAGCAACGTTGCATTCGCTACCGTTGTATATGCAATCGACCAATGCCAAAAAGCGAGATCCCCAGCGAAGAAAAGGCCGATCAGAAAGAAATCTTTATTTAGAAAATTTTTAGGCCGCGCAAAGGTTAATGATTTTTTTTGCCACACCATCAATAGAAAAAGTATAGGCAAAGCAAGGCTAACACGCCAAAAGGCAGCTGCACTTGGGCTGACATCAGATATATTGAGTGAAAAGCGCATAAATATGGGAGAAAAGGCAATAAGAAGGCCGCCAATAATCATGGCGAAGAATGCTGTTGCTTTTAGATTGGTATCAATCATAGTCCCTCTCTTGATAGTAAAAATAAGCCTTATCACTCCATCCTGCTTTGGGCAAGGGAGTGTCTATATCTCATGACCAAACCTAAAATACTGGGAATGCGGTTCTATCTACGAGGAGTAAGAGCAGCGAGAGCGATTTCATCAGGTTGAAGCTAAGAGTATGAAAGTATAAATAGACTAGACTTTCCATTCAAATGTCATATATGGATGATAGCAGAATTAAAAAGCAATGTTATGGGAGAGAAGAATGAAGAATTTTAAGAAATATACAGCGACGTTACTTGTAGGGTTAACTCTGGGCTTGCCATCGGTATCAGCTGGCGACTCAGTAAAAATGGCTGTAGAGAAAAATGGTCACAGAGTAGAGGGTCAATCAGCGCGTGATAGTCAGCGCCATCCAGAGCAAGTTCTAAAGTTTTTCGGGATCGATGAGAAATCGACTGTGATTGAAGTGAACCCAGGTGGCATGTGGTACAGCCGAATTCTTGGACCCCTTCTTAAGCAGGAAGGGCTTTACATTGGATTAGAGCATCATCCAGCATCCTATTCAGCCTATGCACGGTATATGTCAAACCTCAAAAAATATCGCTCCAAAATGAAAGACATGAACGATGTGTTTGGAGATAAGGCGATTGCAGGACATCTTTTCCAACTGGATAGCCCTGTAAAACCGGGTTCTGTTGATACAGCAATGGTCGTGCGGGCAATGCATAATTGGGAGCGCAGGAACTTTATGGCCGCTGGACTGAATGAACTGCACGGATTTTTGAAAGAGGGCGGTACTCTGGGTGTGGTTCAACACCGGGAGCCAGAATCAAGTGCTGCAGAGACAAAAGACAGTGTACAACGCGGGCGCTGGAAACAGTCAGAATTGATCAAAGTAATTGAAGCTCATGGCTTTAAGTTGGTGGAAGCAAGTGAAATAAATGCGAACCCTAAAGACAAAGAGGCTGTGTCAGTATGGACATTACCTCCTCGCCTAGCCGGTGACGAAGAAGGTAAGGCTGCAAGAAAAGCAATTGGTGAAAGCGATCGCATGACCCTTAAGTTTGTCAAAGTAGCGAAATAACGAAAAGTTATTTCTTTTAAAAGAACCTTATTAAGGAAGCCTCGTGGGCTTCCTTTTTTTGATTTCTAAAAATATGCACCAAAGTTTAGTAGCTATTCCTTGATCTTATCTTGAATGGGGTTAAAACAGATAGATGAAAGTAATGTTTTTGTGATTCTAATTGTTGGGGTTGTGTTTTGTGAGGTCAATACTGACACTCTTTATGGCTGTGGCCTTTCTTTTGCTCTCAGGATGTTCTGAACCCAAGAACACTGACGCTATTCACTTGCCTACTGTCGGAACACGCGCCATCATAAAACAATATAGCTATGAAATTATAGCTGAAGTCACTAACGTTCAGGACAATCTCGTCAAACTTGATTATTTTTGGCATGGTGAAAAAGCCTATAGTCAAAAATTTTATAAAGGATTGCTCCCTGTTTGGTCTGAAGAAGACGGCAACATAAAAGAATTAGACTTCCAAGAATCTAAAGTCGATGAGATTTTCCCGCTTGTTACTGGGAATGAGGTAAGTTTCACAGCAACAATGACGCGTCTTGATGACGGGTTAAGTCAAAATATCAGCGTCACTCTTTCTGTACTGAAAGAAACCGTAATGACCATCACAGGTGAAGATCATAAAGTCTTTATGATTGATATCGCCCGGATTGGCGAGAATGACTACTCCAGCTATGAAACCATCTATTATGCGCCAGACAGTGGGATGATTTTAAAAGCCGTGAAGCGAGAACGTAACAGTCAGACATTTTGGCGAATACTTAAGCTTGAAAAACCTGAAAATGATGATCGCAGTACGATCAGAAAAAGACAACGTCGTTCAGGAACAATTGCGATCTAACGCGGTACGAATTGAAGGTACGGCCATAATTCTCTTTTCACGCAGGCAAAGACGATTATAATGGCGTCTAATTTTGTCATTCCAAATGAACAGGGAAACCATCTATGACCATACACTTCCACGAGGGGGATTTACCAGAAGGCTTGGATTTCGGCTCAAGCGTTGCTGTTGATAGCGAAACCATGGGATTAAACCCTCATCGGGACCGTCTTTGTGTTGTTCAACTTTCCAGCGGGGATGGGCATGCTCATTTGGTGCGGTTTAAAAAAGGTGCATATGAGGCCCCGCGTCTCAGTGCTTTAATGGCAGACACCTCGGTTGAGAAAATTTTTCATTTTGCCCGATTTGATGTGGCAATCATTGAAAAATATTTGGGGGTGACTTGTGAACCCGTTTTTTGCACTAAGATCGCTTCAAAACTTGTAAGGACATATACAGACCGTCATGGTTTACGGGATCTTTGTTTGGAATTAATAGGGGTAAATCTCGATAAGCAGCAACAATCTAGTGATTGGGGGGCTGATGTGATCTCAGAGCCACAAAAGGCCTATGCAGCAAGCGATGTACTCTATCTCCATAAATTGCGGGATCAATTGATCATGATGCTAGAGCGGGAAGGGCGCATGGCTTTTGCACAGGATGCTTTCGCTTTTTTACCAACACGGGCGCGTCTCGATTTAGCAGGCTATGAACCTATGGATATTTTTGCTCATAAATAAGCCATAGTTCTCTTGTAGGAATGAACGCTTAGAGTATGTTTAGAAAGCCGATAATATGGTAGATCACCCAGATCATAACGAGGCTCCCCTCCGGGAAAAAGAGGTTGCAAGAGCAGCGCTCTTACCTATTTCCAGAGGGTCTGTCGTTTCGAATTGGGATAAATTTGTTTACCTTATGCGACGATTCTTACCTGTTTCAGCATTTATCGCTGCTCTCGTCACCATCGGATGGCCGCTCTTGAATGAAAATGAAGTAAGTTTTACCCTTTCGACGGATGATGTTTTGCGCGGTGATGATACTGTTCACATGAAGTCTCTACGATATCGAGGAACGGATGCAATCGATCGCTTGTTTACTATTACAGCGGGTAGTGGA is a window from the Temperatibacter marinus genome containing:
- a CDS encoding ribonuclease D is translated as MTIHFHEGDLPEGLDFGSSVAVDSETMGLNPHRDRLCVVQLSSGDGHAHLVRFKKGAYEAPRLSALMADTSVEKIFHFARFDVAIIEKYLGVTCEPVFCTKIASKLVRTYTDRHGLRDLCLELIGVNLDKQQQSSDWGADVISEPQKAYAASDVLYLHKLRDQLIMMLEREGRMAFAQDAFAFLPTRARLDLAGYEPMDIFAHK
- a CDS encoding methyltransferase domain-containing protein translates to MAGKKGNKKLPLTLRLKSWWEGYDSEEVEKRYVEALPEEVPETAPEPEEDKNKPKETQSGLAVDPWDEKSIDIAQYIWGEGYCGPGGPEYIVSLSKLLALSPEMSMIQLGADIGGPARTLCDRFGVWITGYERDENLVNAGNELSKMQGLGKKAELEYYEPESEEFKGFDRKFDRAMAKEALCFLQNKEEVIHAVSEKLKPGGLFLITDYVLGHDAATAKDNYKNWKVGERDNPYPVMAEDLTELLKKANLQVRVSEDISIQYVEMINQAWRGADKIATQLAQQEDGAQMIQILMREAEYWTRRKKLLEHGDLKLWRIVANQKSGGPSMMSDW
- a CDS encoding DMT family transporter, which gives rise to MIDTNLKATAFFAMIIGGLLIAFSPIFMRFSLNISDVSPSAAAFWRVSLALPILFLLMVWQKKSLTFARPKNFLNKDFFLIGLFFAGDLAFWHWSIAYTTVANATLLANLASSFTAIIGYFFFKERFSRTFIGGLVLAIIGAITLMGHSLEASPENFKGDILGILTALCYASYIIATNKARKRWSTLDLMFYSGVFTALLLFPVGLLEDKAFTPEVLLNWWPLLSLSWVSHLLGQSMIMYGLAHISATLGSVSLLIQPVIATLLAALIFDEQLVIYHLTGGVMILTGIYICKKG
- a CDS encoding class I SAM-dependent methyltransferase produces the protein MKNFKKYTATLLVGLTLGLPSVSAGDSVKMAVEKNGHRVEGQSARDSQRHPEQVLKFFGIDEKSTVIEVNPGGMWYSRILGPLLKQEGLYIGLEHHPASYSAYARYMSNLKKYRSKMKDMNDVFGDKAIAGHLFQLDSPVKPGSVDTAMVVRAMHNWERRNFMAAGLNELHGFLKEGGTLGVVQHREPESSAAETKDSVQRGRWKQSELIKVIEAHGFKLVEASEINANPKDKEAVSVWTLPPRLAGDEEGKAARKAIGESDRMTLKFVKVAK